The Tumebacillus amylolyticus genome window below encodes:
- a CDS encoding RNA polymerase sigma factor — translation MVEHDLDEWYRLYHRDVFAYIGYQVRGRQDAEDIAQEVFVRVLLGAERFQGLSTPKTWILTIARRTVVDWYRKKRLKNWFSLSHAEEIASVEQTAYETAERHAKEAALRQAVRDLKQDMRDVVVLRMMQELSTEETAQILGWTSAKTRTTLHRAMKKLQQLLGEDPLFDEWAQAAEEGVSTR, via the coding sequence ATGGTGGAACACGATCTCGACGAGTGGTACCGGCTCTACCACCGAGATGTGTTTGCGTATATCGGCTATCAGGTGCGAGGTCGGCAGGACGCCGAAGACATCGCGCAGGAAGTGTTTGTGCGCGTGTTGCTGGGAGCGGAGCGTTTTCAGGGATTGTCCACGCCGAAGACGTGGATTCTGACGATTGCCCGGAGGACGGTCGTGGATTGGTATCGCAAGAAGCGGTTGAAAAATTGGTTCTCGCTATCTCACGCCGAAGAGATCGCAAGCGTTGAACAGACCGCCTACGAAACGGCGGAACGGCACGCCAAGGAAGCCGCTCTGCGCCAAGCAGTCCGCGACTTGAAACAAGACATGCGCGACGTCGTTGTGCTTCGGATGATGCAGGAGCTCTCCACAGAAGAGACTGCGCAGATTCTCGGCTGGACGTCTGCAAAGACGCGCACGACCCTGCACCGCGCGATGAAAAAATTGCAACAACTGCTGGGCGAAGACCCGCTTTTTGACGAATGGGCACAAGCGGCCGAGGAAGGAGTGAGCACCCGATGA
- a CDS encoding class I SAM-dependent methyltransferase has product MVIKPMLAYVRTLLTEVLNEGDVAVDATVGNGHDTLFLAQLVGESGRVYGFDIQAEALASARARLEEAGVAERAAFFLESHAEMREFVPAGVKAVTFNLGYLPGGDLSVVTTEASTVPALQAALDLLVPGGILSVMLYAGHDEGKVESEAVLDWAHHLHKKEAHVLMYRFWNQKNSPPILLAIEKRGRL; this is encoded by the coding sequence ATGGTGATCAAGCCGATGTTGGCGTATGTACGAACGTTGCTCACGGAGGTTTTGAATGAGGGAGACGTCGCCGTCGACGCGACGGTGGGGAACGGGCATGACACGCTGTTTTTGGCGCAACTCGTGGGAGAGAGCGGGCGCGTGTACGGGTTTGATATTCAAGCAGAGGCGTTGGCGTCGGCACGGGCTCGTTTGGAGGAAGCAGGCGTGGCGGAGCGAGCCGCTTTTTTCCTGGAGAGTCATGCCGAGATGCGCGAGTTCGTTCCGGCAGGTGTGAAAGCGGTGACGTTCAACCTTGGGTACTTGCCCGGCGGTGATCTCTCGGTGGTCACGACCGAAGCGAGCACCGTACCCGCCTTGCAAGCCGCGCTCGACCTGCTCGTCCCCGGCGGCATCCTCTCCGTGATGCTCTACGCGGGACATGACGAGGGCAAAGTCGAGTCCGAAGCGGTCCTCGATTGGGCGCACCACCTTCATAAAAAAGAAGCGCATGTGCTCATGTACCGCTTCTGGAATCAAAAAAACTCCCCGCCGATCCTCCTCGCCATCGAAAAACGCGGACGTTTGTAA
- a CDS encoding sigma-70 family RNA polymerase sigma factor, with the protein MIQFTDQEWQDWLEKLIAGDRNAFEIVYTNTCEDIYRIVSFLVTDRQDVADIVNEVYIRMWKSLHRYDATREFRFWLHGLAVHTVQDWKRKVWRRLRLIDRKKSLEVEEHVHTEDQVLQDETRQELVERVAQLSHKLRVVVILRYFQHYSLEQIAELLTIPLGTVKSRHHLALKQLRISFEEPSVPRKVESPHVY; encoded by the coding sequence ATGATCCAGTTCACTGATCAGGAATGGCAAGACTGGCTAGAAAAATTGATCGCCGGCGATCGCAACGCCTTCGAAATTGTCTATACAAACACCTGCGAGGATATCTACCGCATCGTGTCGTTTCTCGTCACCGACAGACAGGACGTGGCCGACATCGTCAACGAGGTGTACATCCGAATGTGGAAGTCGCTGCACCGCTATGATGCCACTCGCGAGTTTCGCTTTTGGTTGCACGGACTCGCCGTTCACACCGTCCAAGATTGGAAACGCAAAGTCTGGCGCCGACTGCGTTTGATCGACCGCAAGAAGTCGCTCGAAGTCGAAGAACATGTTCACACGGAAGACCAAGTCCTGCAAGACGAGACGCGCCAAGAGTTGGTGGAGCGAGTCGCCCAACTGTCGCACAAACTGCGCGTCGTCGTGATCTTGCGCTACTTCCAGCACTACAGTTTGGAGCAGATCGCGGAACTGCTGACCATCCCGCTTGGCACGGTGAAATCCAGACATCATCTGGCGTTGAAGCAACTGCGCATCTCGTTTGAAGAACCCTCGGTACCGCGAAAGGTGGAAAGCCCCCATGTCTACTGA